A window of the Diceros bicornis minor isolate mBicDic1 chromosome 12, mDicBic1.mat.cur, whole genome shotgun sequence genome harbors these coding sequences:
- the TEX261 gene encoding protein TEX261, protein MWFMYLLSWLSLFIQVSFITLAVAAGLYYLAELIEEYTVATSRIIKYMIWFSTAVLIGLYVFERFPTCMIGVGLFTNLVYFGLLQTFPFIMLTSPNFILSCGLVVVNHYLAFQFFAEEYYPFSEVLAYFTFCLWIIPFAFFVSLSAGENVLPSTVQPGDDVVSNYFTKGKRGKRLGILVVFSFIKEAILPSRQKIY, encoded by the exons aTGTGGTTCATGTACCTGCTGAGCTGGCTGTCGCTCTTCATCCAGGTGTCCTTCATCACGCTGGCCGTCG CGGCTGGACTCTATTATCTGGCAGAACTGATAGAAGAATACACAGTGGCCACCAGCAGGATCATAAAATACATGATCTGG TTCTCCACAGCTGTGCTGATTGGCCTCTACGTGTTTGAGCGCTTCCCCACCTGCATGATTGGCGTGGGCCTCTTCACCAACCTCGTCTACTTTGGCCTCCTCCAGACCTTCCCCTTCATCATGCTGACCTCGCCCAACTTCATCCTGTCATGCG GGCTAGTGGTAGTGAATCATTACCTAGCATTTCAGTTTTTTGCGGAGGAATATTACCCTTTCTCAGAG GTCCTGGCCTATTTCACTTTCTGTCTGTGGATAATCCCATTTGCGTTCTTTGTGTCACTGTCGGCTGGGGAGAACGTCCTGCCCTCCACTGTGCAGCCAGGAG aTGACGTGGTCTCCAATTACTTCACCAAAGGCAAGCGGGGCAAACGCTTAGGGATCCTGGTTGTCTTCTCCTTCATCAAAGAGGCCATTCTACCCAGTCGTCAGAAGATATACTGA
- the ANKRD53 gene encoding LOW QUALITY PROTEIN: ankyrin repeat domain-containing protein 53 (The sequence of the model RefSeq protein was modified relative to this genomic sequence to represent the inferred CDS: inserted 1 base in 1 codon; substituted 1 base at 1 genomic stop codon), translating to MQLAEKVSKVTRSDSASKQPRWAGIRWPCCGVREARSAPPGRAGLGAGRGGCAARGGRGGRLGPGLPPERSPGPSTKVASSLPADQARLARAXTNAXGRECRPRPRGAPRRQPSRDGRFLVHFPASLLTSPLPRTASSPVDERDQRAIGSYYQLFAAALGNLEWLRFCLNRDRGEIPADDKGFTAIHFAAQSGKLACLQVLVEEYKFPVNLPTNNGQTPLHLVIHRNNKTTALPCIHYLLKQGAALNTRTCNGSTPLHLAAREGLLSCVKVLVENGANVHAQDAMGCKPIDYCKIWNHRICARFLKDAMWKWDKKNFAREMGKLKRLKDQLTLMEQDYLTEYQKEHQSLREADFKKWLHRKLLPGGQSLMGNTEQEPHAPPRAITLSKTKHRGLWPPKSFHPSPEARLRQTLQLKLPPLVMPRPIYTRPMVSRPKLWNLSNNPARSPSIQISYPQGIRLGVHPDPRPEHDFHSFLQVRSNGHGGARLRTVAGHSVAPVPRLPFEVIVRQLYPSLQPYRMKVPQGFYSVSMRDVPRKRHFGEDTFWTDTLAMNLRETFDEAFLAAVQAHQGLLTLSFPQIPP from the exons ATGCAGCTGGCGGAGAAAGTCTCGAAGGTCACCCGGAGTGACTCGGCGTCCAAGCAGCCCAGGTGGGCCGGGATTCGGTGGCCCTGCTGCGGGGTGCGGGAAGCCCGCTCAGCACCTCCCGGGAGGGCAGGACTTGGAGCGGGCCGGGGCGGTTGTGCGGCCCGAGGAGGCCGGGGAGGCAGGCTGGGGCCCGGCTTACCTCCCGAGAGGAGCCCGGGGCCCTCGACGAAGGTCGCCTCCTCATTGCCCGCCGACCAAGCCCGCCTTGCCCGGG GCACAAACGCCTAGGGGCGCGAGTGCCGCCCTCGCCCACGCGGCGCCCCCCGCAGGCAGCCCAGCCGGGATGGCCGCTTCCTTGTTCACTTTCCCGCTTCCTTGCTCACTTCGCCCCTACCCCGCACTGCCTCTAGCCCCGTCGATGAGCGGGACCAGAGGGCGATCGGGAGCTACTACCAGCTGTTCGCGGCCGCGCTGGGCAACCTGGAATGGCTGCGGTTCTGTCTGAATCGGGACCGTGGGGAAATCCCGGCCGACGACAAG GGTTTCACTGCCATCCACTTTGCAGCCCAGAGCGGCAAGCTGGCATGCCTGCAGGTCCTGGTAGAGGAGTACAAGTTTCCAGTAAACCTGCCCACCAACAATGGCCAGACACCCCTGCACCTCGTCATCCACAGGAACAACAAGACCACAGCCCTCCCCTGCATTCACTATCTGCTTAAGCAAGGGGCGGCCCTTAACAC TCGGACGTGCAACGGCTCCAcgcccctgcacctggcagcccGTGAGGGCCTGCTGAGCTGTGTGAAGGTCCTGGTGGAAAATGGCGCcaatgtccacgcccaggatgccATGGGCTGCAAGCCCATCGACTACTGCAAAATATGGAATCACCGCATCTGTGCCCG GTTCTTAAAGGATGCTATGTGGAAATGGGACAAGAAGAACTTTGCTCGTGAGATGGGGAAACTAAAGAGGCTGAAGGACCAGCTGACCCTCATGGAGCAGGACTACCTGACTGAATATCAA AAAGAGCACCAAAGCCTGAGAGAAGCTGACTTCAAAAAGTGGCTCCATCGCAAGCTGCTGCCCGGAGGCCAATCTCTAATGGGCAACACTGAGCAAGAGCCCCATGCTCCACCCCGggccatcaccctctccaagaccAAGCACCGGGGACTGTGGCCTCCCAAAAGCTTCCACCCCTCCCCAGAGGCACGCCTGCGACAGACACTGCAGCTCAAGCTGCCACCCTTGGTGATGCCCAGGCCCATCTACACGCGGCCCATGGTCAGCCGACCCAAGCTGTGGAATCTTAGCAACAACCCTGCCAGATCCCCCAGCATCCAGATCAGCTACCCACAGGGCATCCGCCTGGGCGTGCATCCAGACCCCAGGCCAGAGCACGACTTCCACAGCTTCCTCCAGGTGAGGTCCAATGGGCACGGCGGCGCGCGCCTGCGCACGGTGGCCGGCCACTCGGTGGCGCCTGTTCCCCGGCTGCCTTTCGAGGTGATAGTCCGCCAGCTGTACCCTTCACTGCAGCCGTACAGGATGAAGGTGCCCCAGGGCTTTTACTCTGTCAGCATGAGGGACGTGCCCCGGAAGCGGCACTTCGGCGAAGACACCTTCTGGACTGATACTCTAGCCATGAACCTGCGTGAGACATTTGATGAAGCCTTCCTGGCAGCTGTGCAAGCCCATCAAGGGCTCCTCACTCTGTCCTTCCCCCAAATCCCCccataa